A region of Pseudophryne corroboree isolate aPseCor3 unplaced genomic scaffold, aPseCor3.hap2 scaffold_143, whole genome shotgun sequence DNA encodes the following proteins:
- the LOC134996709 gene encoding chondroitin proteoglycan 1-like codes for MMTATQTQDNINEEPVLHSQKSNIDTEDTNQVELNAETAHSSVIDHGLQDQFLDSTNQECEVSRSQTISQQDSLKEAMQLIERNRNEEMKKIEHQINQLNNNIQILNTTQRQQNQALVTLANFYDHLVSSQNVAAINYQQMQHSINQMLAWQYETITITRMISTFMQLLTEERQRMSRSDNPSCISNATAGTFVSSCTRGDYVTSSTHREYATSAAPGTYLYTTLPGESVSTPAAGTDVSTTLPGPYVSTTATVTYVSTTLPVYSVSTAAASTNVSTTLTGPYVSYTLPGPYVSTTAAGPYLSTTLTGPYVSSTLSGPYVSIPATGPCVSSTFAGPYVSIPAPRPFVSTTLTGPYVSSTLSGPYVSIRETGPCVSSTFAGPYASIPAPRPYVSTTATEPYVCTTVTGHYVSSTLAEPYVSIPASRPYVSTTFTGPYVSSTLARPYVSTTATEPSVSTTVTGHYVSSILAEPYVSIPASRPYVSTTFTGPYVSSTLARPYVSTTATEPSVSTTVTGHYVSSILAEPYVSIPASRPYVSTTFTGPYVSSTLARPYVSTTATEPSVSTTVTGHYVSSILAEPYVSIPASRPYVSTTFTGPYVSSTLAGPYVYNNLHGDYVSTAYRGLNVSTTAPGPYLLKPKPGHSESTTGQIASESPADSGPSESTAAPGKYKSNAAPL; via the exons ATGATGACTGCCACACAGACACAGGATAACATTAATGAGGAGCCTGTATTGCACAGCCAGAAAAGTAATATTGATACAGAAGATACCAACCAGGTGGAATtgaatgcagagactgcacattctagtgtaattgaccatggtcttcaagaccaattcctggactctacaaatcaag aatgtgaagttagcagatcacaaaccattagccaacaggattctttaaaggaagccatgcagctaattgagaggaatagaaatgaagaaatgaaaaaaattgaacatcaaataaatcagctgaataataatatacagattctcaacacaacacaaagacaacagaatcaagcacttgtcactcttgcaaatttttacgatcatcttgtttcatcacagaatgtggcagcaatcaactaccaacagatgcagcacagtataaatcaaatgctagcatggcagtatgagactattaccatcacacgcatgatttccactttcatgcaactgttgacagaagaaagacaaagaatgtccagatcagataatccttcttgtatatccaatgctacagcaggaacctttgtatccagctgtacacgtggagactatgtaacaagctctacacacagagagtatgcaacgagcgctgcacctggaacctatctatacaccactttaccaggagaatctgtatccacccctgcagcaggaacagatgtatccaccactttaccaggaccctatgtatccaccactgcaacagtaacctatgtatccaccactttaccagtatactctgtatccactgctgcagcaagtaccaatgtttccaccactttaacaggaccatatgtatcctacactttaccaggaccctatgtatccaccactgcagcaggaccctatctatccactactttaacaggaccctatgtatcctcgacattatcaggaccctatgtatccatacctgcaacaggaccctgtgtatcctccacttttgcgggaccctatgtatccatccctgcaccaagaccctttgtatccactactttaacaggaccctatgtatcctcgacattatcaggaccctatgtatccatacgtgaaacaggaccctgtgtatcctccacttttgcaggaccctatgcatccatccctgcaccaagaccctatgtatccaccactgcaacagaaccctatgtatgcacgactgtaacaggacactatgtatcctcaactttagcagaaccctatgtatccatccctgcatcaagaccctatgtatccactacttttacaggaccctatgtatcctcaactttagcaagaccctatgtatccaccactgcaacagaaccctctgtatccacgactgtaacaggacactatgtatcctcaattttagcagaaccctatgtatccatccctgcatcaagaccctatgtatccactacttttacaggaccctatgtatcctccactttagccagaccctatgtatccaccactgcaacagaaccctctgtatccacgactgtaacaggacactatgtatcctcaattttagcagaaccctatgtatccatccctgcatcaagaccctatgtatccactacttttacaggaccctatgtatcctccactttagcaagaccctatgtatccaccactgcaacagaaccctctgtatccacgactgtaacaggacactatgtatcctcaattttagcagaaccctatgtatccatccctgcatcaagaccctatgtatccactacttttacaggaccctatgtatcctccactttagCAGGACCCTATGTATACAACAACTTACATGGAGACTATGTATCCACTGCTTATAGAGGCCtcaatgtatccaccactgcaccagggccctatttattgaagccaaaaccaGGACACTCAGAATCCACTACTGGACAAATTGCCTCAGAATCCCCCGCTGACTCAGGACCCTCAGAATCCACCGCTGCACCAGGAAAGTATAAATCCAACGCTGCACCT CTGTAG